The following DNA comes from candidate division TA06 bacterium.
GAAGCCCGAAATTAGCGTTAGCGCTTGAAAAACCATTGCTTCCAACGCCTCGACCCCACATCAACGGAACTGCAGTGAAATTTGCCGGGAAAGATACGGAAACCCGGACTTCAGAACGCTTAGCCCAATAAGTTGTGCCGTCGGTTAAACCAGAAACACCATAAAATTGGTAATCCATTACACCTGTTTCACTAAATTGATAGCCACCGCTGGCCGACCATTGATTTAAACAGTAATTGGGACCAAGCATCTCCAATGCCCTTCGGGCATTGATGCGGCCAGTGCCATATTCTTGATCCCATCCAGCAGGTCCTTTGTCATCCGCCGAAATCCGTATAATCTGTTCAATGTCGTCATTTGAAAGTGAGCTATTGTAACCTTTGAGCAACGATGCCAAACCAGTTACAAAAGGCGCGGACATGGAAGTGCCGGACATGTAATCATAGTATCCATAAGATGTGGAATACGGCACAGTGCTTATTATATTATTTCCTGGGGCTGTTACATCAATATGATTGCCATAGCAGGAACCTTGACCGCCAGACCAACCTGTAGCACGCACATCTGCTTCGTTTGTTGCACCCACCGCAATAATACCTTGACCAAACGCTGCTGGGTAATGAGGAACATTGTTATTGTCATTCCCCATAGAAACTACAGCGACCCGGTTAATTTTATACGCGTTTGCAAACGCGCCCCGCACTGTGGTTGAATAACGGGGATTCCCGCTGCCGTCGGTTAAACCCCAGCTATTGTTCAAAACATGAGCGCCAGAATTAACCGCATCCATTATGGCCTGGTATATCCCGACATCATCGGTATTATCTATTCTTTGTGAAATTATTTGGGCATTCCAATCCACGCCAGCGACGCCGATTGCATTATTCGTTTTAGCTGCAGCAATACCGGCCGTGTGGAATCCATGGCCGCTCCAACCCCAGCCTGCATCGCCGCTGACTTTGCCTGATAGATCCACATGCCAGTTTTCAACCCCGCCGTCTATAATGCCGATTTTAATAGAACTGCTCCCTTTGTAAATATCCCAGGCTTCAGGTGCGTCTATGTCGCAGTCATTGGTCTGGTTCAAGCCCCATTGCAATGGATAATGTAGGTCGTCGGGCGTTGCATAAGGCACGGCTATGCCGTTAGGCTCGGCATATAAAACCTCGGGTTGTTTGGACAACTGGGCGATAAGGTCATTCCTTTTGGCCTTATCGGCAAGCTTTATCGTATAGATATTACTTAAGTCAAACAATTTTATTTTACTGCCGTCTTCGGCTGTGTACAATGTGTCAGATATTTTGATGTTAGGGAATGTTAATGATACTGTAATAACCCCGTTGTTTTGTAGAATCTGTCCGATCTCAGAAGGCGAAAATTTGACATCGTTTAACGTTGCCTTCTCGGCCCCATTTACGGCGCCTATTTGGATTGTTCCGGGAAGGAATTTAACCAAGACCTCATCGGTGTAGTCATTGGTTTGCGCCACGGCATAGGTAAATGCCAGTGCGGCGATTAAGAGGATGACGGCGATCTTTTTCATGGGGTTATTCTCCCTTTCGTTACGGCGTTCTTCTACGCCAGTTATAGGTTAGTTGTTTCTTGTTTGTTCCGTCGGCGTTCATTATCCAGATTGAGCCACATTGGGGACCATAGCCTGAACCAATGTATGAATATGCAATTTTGCTGCCGTCAGGCGACCAGCAGGGTGCGTTTCCGCCTTCGATAGTAAGTTTAACAAGACCGGAACCATTTGAGTTCATCACCCATATTTGTGGAGCTTCTCCACTAGCGCCGGAACTCCATGATATTTTGGAGCCATCTGGGGAAACCTTGGGATTGTAATCCGTAGAAAAGTTATTAGTCAGCCTTAATGAATTTTGACCGTTTGAATCCATTATAAATATTTCAGATGAGAAAACATTACCACCTGGATAACGAATGTGAACGATACGACCATCTGGGAACCAATCGGGCATACGCCACTCACCTACTTGATGTTGACTTATGTCCTTTTTGTTCGATCCATAATTATCCATAAGCCAAATTACATTAGCACCTAATGAGTCATTGTAATTTGTATCCCAGGCAATCCTTTTACCATCCGGGCTCCAAGATGGGAAAAAGTTTCTCCCGCCCGTGGTAAGCTGAACGATATTCTGTCCATTACTATCCGCCACAAATATCTGTTTGGTCCCATATCCATTAAAAGCTAACTTGCTGCCATCCGGGATCCAATCCGGCAGGCTACCACCAGGCAGTAAAAACTTTCTTTCTGAACCATCGATATTAATTAACCAGATACCCAATGAGTCCTGGCTAAAATTATACCCGCCAGAGACCGAATCAACATAAGTTGTGCCCAGAGAAAAGTACGCGATTGTGTTGCCATCGGGGTGCCATGCCGGACTATCATCAATGATAGGATAGATTACCGTCGGCGGCTGCACGCCGCCGCCATTGGTTGGATTCTTTTTCCCGCATCCATATATGAATATAAGGGATGCAAGTATAACGAGTATATTTTTCACGGCGTTCTTCTACACCAGTTAAAAGTCAATTGTTGTTTGTTTGTTCCGTCCGCGTTCATAGTCCAAAGGCGGCCATCAACTGTGTTGCAATAAACTATTTTTGTGCCATCCGGCGACCATGCGGGGTGGTCGCCTCCGGTTTCTGTTAGTTTTATCGGCTTGCTGCCATCTGAATTAACTACCCAAATCCTGGGTGCTTGGCCATCTGCCTGGGAGCTAAACAATATTTTGGTGCCGGTGGGTGAAACTTTGGGGTAATAATCCGTATTATTGTTATTGGTTATTCTTATAGGATTTTGGCCACTCGAATCCATAATAAATATTTCAGATGAAAAGGTACTGCCACCCGGATAGCGAATGTGTACGATACGACCGTCTGTATACCAATCTGGCATTCGCCACTCCCCAACCTGATGTTGGCTTATATCCTTTTTATTATTGCCATCAGCATCCATTATCCAAATAACATTAGCACCCAATGAATCCATATAGCTTGTATCCCAAGCAATCCTCTTTCCATCCGGGCTCCAAGTTGGGAAAAAGTTTCTGCCGTTAAATGTAAGCTGCGTCAAACTGTCGCCTTCAGGCGCCATTATTTTATAAATATTTATGTTGCCCAAGTCAATGAATTGGTTTTTAACGGTATCGATTATCCTAACAGGGTACTCTAAAAAAGTGCTTGATGCCAGATTGCCCATATCGCTGAATTGCGGCGTCTCCGGGGTTGATTTATGATCCCTCTCATACAACCAGCTTTCGTAAACTGATATTTTCCCATCCCAATTTAAATCCGCATCAACTGGCGCTGGGTCGTCATAACTGGTGCCAAATATCGCCGAACCCCTCAAGCTGTTAATCAGATGAAAACTGTATTCATCATGGCGGTAACCCTTTCCGTTATATACTTCGATCTCCGGGTACGGTGAGTCGTTAAGTGTTTTATTATCGGCAACCCAGGCAACTTCTGTTTTGCTACACGCAGTATGTATAATGGTCCTATTGTTCTGTAAATCGTTAATAAAACCGCCACTAAAGCATTGCCCCATCCAAAATACCCTCCGGTCACATGGGATTTGGTCTACCATTCTAGCGAAAGTTGTATCAAAGATTCTATCGTCAAAAGTGCCCATAACAGCAAGGCTGACATGTTCACCAGTAGTATCTTCAGCTACACCATGATCACTGGTATAAACAAATAACGGGTCTTTTACCGTCATGGCTTTGATCCCCTGCCCGCTGTCCCCTGTTGCCAGCCAGTTGAATATGTTTGTTACGTCTTGGCGGTAAGCCGGATAATCTGTTATTAATTGTACTGAATCATATGTCTGTATTCGAGGTTGATACCTGGGGCTTGTGCTGGGGAAATCTCGTCCGTTGCCATAAAGAAAATGTATTCCATCATAGTCATTGTTAGCCTTTTTTTCGGGCCAATGGTAATTTTTATAAAATAATTCCCACATTAAATATGAATCGTTCCAAAATTCATCGCGCTTAACGGTGTCTTTTGCCGCGGCATAAGTTTCGGTTACCAATTTACCGGCCAAGCAGCCGGTTATTATTACAGCGCTTGGTTCGGCATGCAGAGGCGTGGTTATTGCAATTACTAACGCCAAGATAACCGTAACCGCCAATAAATTTACTTTTTTCATTTTAAACCCCCTTATTTTATAAGTGTTATTTTTATCAATGGTGTTTTATATGCGACATCTTTCATTACTATCTGGCAAAAATATACGCCGGAAGCAAGCGATGAATCGGGGTAATATTCATAAACGTGGGGTCCTTTGGTTTTATACCCTATGTCAGATACAAATACTTGCCGCCCCACAAGATTATATACATTGAGTCTTATAAAACCGGAGATTCTAACTTCATACGTTAATTTTATTTTATTCCTGGTCGGGTTCGGCGCGTATTTTAATATCAGAACCGGCGGCCAATGTATGCCTGTATCCTGTGGGGGAAGCATGCCACCCAAATAAACGGTATCCCAGCTATAAACTACCGTACTGCTATTCCGCCAGGCGACGCTGAACATTTTAGCGGAATTATTAAGACTGGCGCACACTGCACCTGTATACCTGTTTTTTATCAGTGGTTCAGGTGTTGACCATGAGGAAGAACTGTCTCTTTTCGCGTAATAAATACCTATGCCAGTATCATTTGCTGCATTCCAGAAGCAGTATATGTTATTATATACGGCCACTACTTGTGGGCTGAAAGCATTAAAACTATCATGTAAAACCCGGGGTGTTGTCCACAAATTATTCTTACCACAGGTATAGTAACCAGTATAACCAGTATCACGTTCTTCCCACACTAAATGGATTGTATCATCAAGTCCAATACTAATTCGGGGATAACACGAGTTACTGGTGGAAGGATCTGGCGGGTTTGGTTGCTTGCTCCAGCCTGTTCCATCGTTGATAAAATAAGTTAAGGGGTCGCCCTGGCTTAAACGGTATTCC
Coding sequences within:
- a CDS encoding PD40 domain-containing protein — translated: MKNILVILASLIFIYGCGKKNPTNGGGVQPPTVIYPIIDDSPAWHPDGNTIAYFSLGTTYVDSVSGGYNFSQDSLGIWLINIDGSERKFLLPGGSLPDWIPDGSKLAFNGYGTKQIFVADSNGQNIVQLTTGGRNFFPSWSPDGKRIAWDTNYNDSLGANVIWLMDNYGSNKKDISQHQVGEWRMPDWFPDGRIVHIRYPGGNVFSSEIFIMDSNGQNSLRLTNNFSTDYNPKVSPDGSKISWSSGASGEAPQIWVMNSNGSGLVKLTIEGGNAPCWSPDGSKIAYSYIGSGYGPQCGSIWIMNADGTNKKQLTYNWRRRTP
- a CDS encoding PD40 domain-containing protein, translated to MKKVNLLAVTVILALVIAITTPLHAEPSAVIITGCLAGKLVTETYAAAKDTVKRDEFWNDSYLMWELFYKNYHWPEKKANNDYDGIHFLYGNGRDFPSTSPRYQPRIQTYDSVQLITDYPAYRQDVTNIFNWLATGDSGQGIKAMTVKDPLFVYTSDHGVAEDTTGEHVSLAVMGTFDDRIFDTTFARMVDQIPCDRRVFWMGQCFSGGFINDLQNNRTIIHTACSKTEVAWVADNKTLNDSPYPEIEVYNGKGYRHDEYSFHLINSLRGSAIFGTSYDDPAPVDADLNWDGKISVYESWLYERDHKSTPETPQFSDMGNLASSTFLEYPVRIIDTVKNQFIDLGNINIYKIMAPEGDSLTQLTFNGRNFFPTWSPDGKRIAWDTSYMDSLGANVIWIMDADGNNKKDISQHQVGEWRMPDWYTDGRIVHIRYPGGSTFSSEIFIMDSSGQNPIRITNNNNTDYYPKVSPTGTKILFSSQADGQAPRIWVVNSDGSKPIKLTETGGDHPAWSPDGTKIVYCNTVDGRLWTMNADGTNKQQLTFNWCRRTP
- a CDS encoding T9SS type A sorting domain-containing protein translates to MKKIIASLPLLLLPVVAFAWSTPYNISKNNTSITAIADISIAVDKDGKTHVVWEAWRSDNYWGPHWIMYSSGMDTNWSTPVWLSGDTPSVSSASPNIVIDKNGRPFVGWSDETKGQIYYTYQNSGAWTTPQPIGNGFYGTRMAVDSQNNIHAVWHGGDYTVWYCKWNWTTWSVPYQLEADSSIDKAWPDIAIDSKGNIHVVAMEYRLSQGDPLTYFINDGTGWSKQPNPPDPSTSNSCYPRISIGLDDTIHLVWEERDTGYTGYYTCGKNNLWTTPRVLHDSFNAFSPQVVAVYNNIYCFWNAANDTGIGIYYAKRDSSSSWSTPEPLIKNRYTGAVCASLNNSAKMFSVAWRNSSTVVYSWDTVYLGGMLPPQDTGIHWPPVLILKYAPNPTRNKIKLTYEVRISGFIRLNVYNLVGRQVFVSDIGYKTKGPHVYEYYPDSSLASGVYFCQIVMKDVAYKTPLIKITLIK
- a CDS encoding S8 family serine peptidase, which gives rise to MKKIAVILLIAALAFTYAVAQTNDYTDEVLVKFLPGTIQIGAVNGAEKATLNDVKFSPSEIGQILQNNGVITVSLTFPNIKISDTLYTAEDGSKIKLFDLSNIYTIKLADKAKRNDLIAQLSKQPEVLYAEPNGIAVPYATPDDLHYPLQWGLNQTNDCDIDAPEAWDIYKGSSSIKIGIIDGGVENWHVDLSGKVSGDAGWGWSGHGFHTAGIAAAKTNNAIGVAGVDWNAQIISQRIDNTDDVGIYQAIMDAVNSGAHVLNNSWGLTDGSGNPRYSTTVRGAFANAYKINRVAVVSMGNDNNNVPHYPAAFGQGIIAVGATNEADVRATGWSGGQGSCYGNHIDVTAPGNNIISTVPYSTSYGYYDYMSGTSMSAPFVTGLASLLKGYNSSLSNDDIEQIIRISADDKGPAGWDQEYGTGRINARRALEMLGPNYCLNQWSASGGYQFSETGVMDYQFYGVSGLTDGTTYWAKRSEVRVSVSFPANFTAVPLMWGRGVGSNGFSSANANFGLPYCEVVPGTQTATGCQLRTYIYHVYVKPTGQEVGWFPYSNPASAVFQYTVLGPYLAPTSATISGYYDPNATAKGPIGYTFLNWGCTKGTYPVTYTLQVKEPY